From Pseudomonas sp. B21-028, one genomic window encodes:
- a CDS encoding SDR family oxidoreductase: MPNDLDFSSKTVLVTGGAQGIGRAIVEAFAWHGARVVIADLGLARAEALADELTAEGCQVEAVGVDLADATAIAAMMAGLEQRLGRLDVLVHNAGYFPLTAFEQITPAVLERTLAVNLSALFWLTQAALPLFRRQGQGCVLVTSSVTGPRVAYPGLSHYAASKAGVNGFIRNVALELAAENIRVNGVEPGMIATPAMANLGDDDLNQDIARRVPLGRLGKPADIAGAMLFLASDLASYVTGQTLVVDGGSTLPEI; this comes from the coding sequence ATGCCGAATGATCTGGATTTCAGCAGTAAAACGGTGCTGGTGACGGGCGGCGCCCAAGGCATTGGCCGGGCCATTGTCGAAGCCTTCGCCTGGCACGGGGCCCGGGTGGTGATCGCCGATCTGGGCCTGGCGCGGGCCGAAGCGCTCGCCGATGAACTGACTGCCGAGGGCTGCCAGGTGGAAGCCGTCGGCGTTGATCTGGCTGACGCCACAGCGATTGCTGCCATGATGGCCGGGCTGGAGCAGCGCCTGGGCCGGCTGGATGTGCTGGTGCACAACGCGGGGTATTTTCCGCTGACGGCTTTCGAGCAGATTACGCCAGCTGTACTGGAACGGACGCTGGCGGTGAACCTGTCGGCGCTGTTCTGGCTGACCCAGGCGGCGCTGCCGCTGTTCCGGCGCCAGGGCCAGGGCTGCGTGCTGGTGACTTCATCGGTCACCGGCCCGCGGGTGGCGTATCCGGGGCTCAGCCATTACGCCGCGTCCAAGGCCGGGGTCAATGGTTTCATTCGCAACGTGGCCCTGGAGCTGGCGGCTGAGAATATCCGGGTGAACGGCGTCGAACCCGGCATGATCGCGACACCGGCCATGGCTAACCTCGGTGACGATGACCTCAACCAGGACATCGCCCGCCGAGTCCCCCTGGGGCGTCTGGGCAAACCGGCCGACATCGCCGGCGCCATGCTGTTCCTGGCCTCGGACCTGGCCAGCTATGTGACCGGCCAGACCCTGGTGGTCGACGGCGGCTCGACCTTGCCGGAGATTTGA
- a CDS encoding SDR family NAD(P)-dependent oxidoreductase, translating into MPESRTVVITGAGTGIGAACARLHAAEGANLVLIGRRREPLEQLAAEIGGLVLVGDAACPQIWDGFVAQIRQRFGRLDVLLACAGGMGQGSATETSPQAWDAAMRSNLDSAFYSARACLPLLQESAGNIVLVASIASLAAGPQVCGYTTAKHALLGLNRSLARDYGPKGVRVNAVCPGWVRTPMADEEMQVLMQFHGETLQQAYERVCADVPLRRPASAEEIAQVCRFLASRDASIITGAALVADGGSSIVDVPTLAFSRMGTAHAE; encoded by the coding sequence ATGCCTGAATCACGCACCGTGGTGATTACCGGCGCCGGCACCGGCATCGGCGCCGCCTGTGCCCGGTTGCACGCGGCCGAAGGCGCCAATCTGGTGTTGATCGGCCGACGCCGCGAGCCCCTGGAGCAACTGGCCGCAGAGATCGGCGGCCTGGTGCTGGTGGGCGATGCGGCTTGCCCGCAGATCTGGGACGGTTTCGTCGCGCAGATTCGCCAGCGCTTCGGCCGACTCGATGTGCTGCTGGCGTGTGCCGGTGGCATGGGTCAGGGCAGCGCCACCGAGACCAGTCCGCAGGCCTGGGACGCAGCCATGCGCAGCAACCTCGACAGCGCGTTCTATAGCGCGAGGGCTTGCTTGCCACTGCTGCAGGAAAGCGCCGGCAACATTGTGCTGGTCGCCTCCATTGCGTCATTGGCGGCGGGGCCGCAGGTTTGCGGCTACACCACGGCCAAGCACGCGCTGCTGGGCCTGAACCGCTCTTTGGCGCGGGATTACGGGCCAAAAGGCGTGCGGGTCAACGCCGTCTGCCCAGGCTGGGTGCGCACGCCGATGGCCGATGAGGAAATGCAGGTGCTGATGCAGTTCCATGGCGAAACGCTGCAACAGGCCTACGAGCGGGTCTGCGCCGACGTGCCATTGCGCCGGCCAGCCAGCGCCGAGGAAATCGCCCAGGTCTGTCGCTTCCTGGCTTCCCGGGACGCGTCGATCATCACCGGCGCGGCGCTGGTGGCCGATGGCGGTTCCAGCATCGTCGACGTGCCGACACTGGCCTTCAGCCGAATGGGGACAGCCCATGCCGAATGA
- a CDS encoding molybdenum cofactor biosynthesis F family protein — MSTSTDWITVGALADGFAPEAFILPNLADLSGKTFTLNFANGWQIEHRFEQETLSWHAADGHSSGTAAYRATSVRPGLYLVDFLKGEGAQTLSVSLVLDTANAAFTAVIGRMPEQAQTREGLYGRALAGQPLTSVGVEFFHGSLDRPWQPDLCPHAPSTELVGLRNLYRYSPSEVYEHIYLNDQFYSWQCLKGVEQGLCDTDRCDTYKVADELYLFVWREKIIPTLGLVLIDLQQHRSDGKIFGYAGASFDEFSNFPVSSYCQVLNRTEYPDA, encoded by the coding sequence ATGAGCACATCTACAGACTGGATCACCGTCGGCGCCCTGGCCGATGGCTTTGCCCCAGAAGCCTTCATCCTGCCAAACCTCGCTGACCTGAGCGGCAAGACCTTCACCCTGAACTTCGCCAATGGCTGGCAGATCGAGCATCGGTTCGAGCAAGAAACCTTGTCGTGGCACGCGGCCGATGGACACTCCAGCGGCACGGCGGCGTATCGGGCCACATCGGTGCGCCCGGGCTTGTACCTGGTGGACTTCCTCAAGGGCGAAGGTGCGCAAACCTTGTCGGTCAGCCTGGTGCTCGACACCGCCAACGCGGCGTTCACCGCCGTGATCGGCCGCATGCCCGAGCAAGCGCAAACCCGCGAAGGGCTCTACGGGCGAGCGTTGGCGGGTCAGCCGCTGACTTCCGTCGGTGTCGAATTCTTCCACGGCAGCCTTGATCGCCCTTGGCAGCCAGACCTCTGCCCGCATGCCCCGAGCACGGAACTGGTGGGCCTGCGCAACCTGTATCGCTACAGCCCGAGTGAAGTCTACGAACACATTTACCTCAACGACCAGTTCTATTCCTGGCAGTGCCTCAAGGGCGTGGAGCAAGGCCTGTGCGACACCGATCGTTGCGACACCTACAAGGTCGCCGATGAGTTGTACCTGTTCGTCTGGCGGGAAAAAATCATCCCGACCCTCGGCCTGGTGCTGATCGACCTGCAACAGCATCGCAGCGACGGCAAGATCTTCGGCTACGCCGGGGCGTCGTTCGATGAGTTTTCCAATTTCCCGGTCAGTTCCTACTGCCAGGTCCTCAACCGCACGGAGTATCCCGATGCCTGA
- a CDS encoding LuxR C-terminal-related transcriptional regulator gives MNVIATQDIAGHCLQAFTQLIPASRAAFYCVDRHLQAHDFSLHGMSGEMHRDYLDNYCQFDPLQPRKCVSSEQAVVPLGLAMTRQPVRDSQRYRSFLQRYGIVDVVEVFARRDGQPQAAISLLRTAEQGAFTSQQLTQLNALQALLQLAVAHLPAHGDALGSLTPKERQIALLLRQGVSNKHLARELDVGLPTIKTHLINLFRKVGVSSRTELVSTLFL, from the coding sequence ATGAACGTCATCGCCACCCAGGACATCGCCGGTCATTGTCTGCAAGCGTTCACCCAGCTGATTCCCGCCAGCCGGGCGGCCTTCTACTGCGTCGACCGACACTTGCAGGCCCATGATTTCAGCCTGCACGGCATGAGCGGCGAAATGCACCGCGATTACCTGGACAATTACTGCCAGTTCGATCCGCTGCAACCGCGCAAATGCGTGTCCAGCGAGCAGGCCGTGGTGCCGCTGGGCCTGGCGATGACCCGCCAACCGGTACGGGACAGCCAGCGCTACCGCAGCTTCTTGCAGCGCTACGGCATCGTGGATGTGGTGGAAGTCTTCGCCCGCCGGGACGGTCAGCCGCAAGCCGCCATCTCGTTGCTGCGCACCGCCGAACAAGGCGCCTTCACCAGCCAGCAATTGACCCAACTCAACGCCTTGCAGGCCTTGCTGCAACTGGCCGTCGCCCACCTTCCCGCCCATGGGGATGCCTTGGGCAGCCTGACGCCCAAGGAGCGCCAGATCGCCTTGCTGCTGCGCCAAGGTGTCAGCAACAAACACTTGGCCCGGGAACTGGACGTGGGCTTGCCGACCATCAAGACGCACCTGATCAACCTGTTCCGCAAGGTCGGCGTGAGCAGCCGTACCGAGTTGGTCAGCACACTGTTTCTCTGA
- a CDS encoding cupin domain-containing protein gives MSLTTVKKDIQLSELDAWGTVADLGSQILEGEVKAFGKMTFGAPTDAISSAYFGTTQGKFRMVYPFAEQATVVTGEVVLTDEATGQSTRYKAGDSWFVTKGTPVLWEVVSESFVKHYFAVA, from the coding sequence ATGTCCCTCACCACCGTTAAAAAAGACATCCAGCTGTCCGAGCTCGACGCCTGGGGCACCGTTGCCGACCTGGGTTCGCAGATTCTCGAAGGCGAAGTCAAAGCCTTCGGCAAGATGACCTTCGGCGCTCCGACCGACGCCATCAGCAGTGCCTACTTCGGCACCACCCAGGGCAAGTTCCGGATGGTGTATCCCTTCGCCGAACAAGCCACCGTGGTCACCGGCGAAGTGGTGCTCACCGACGAAGCCACCGGCCAGAGCACCCGCTACAAGGCCGGCGACAGCTGGTTCGTGACCAAGGGCACGCCGGTGCTGTGGGAAGTGGTCAGCGAGAGTTTCGTCAAGCACTACTTCGCGGTAGCCTGA